One Larus michahellis chromosome 20, bLarMic1.1, whole genome shotgun sequence genomic window carries:
- the LOC141733352 gene encoding LOW QUALITY PROTEIN: uncharacterized protein C2orf42-like (The sequence of the model RefSeq protein was modified relative to this genomic sequence to represent the inferred CDS: inserted 1 base in 1 codon), producing MEPASVRTKVPSFLSDLGKATLRGIRKCPRCGTYNGTRGLICKNKTCGTVFRYGARKQPGVDAVKIVTGSDLQVYSVRQRDRGPDSRCFVELGVSETAIQTVDGTIITQLSSGRCYLPACLKAATQGVVENQCQHVKLALNCQTEATPLALKSSVLNSMQASPETKQTIWQLATEPTGPLVQRVTKSILVVKCKASQKHSLGYLHASFAHKVNAKTLTDHRFSCSCQAPKPGKGGPAEEEAPSPRCIHFLACLCAFASDESLAQEFAEFLACDAGGLKGLTVPQLVGSPESPGQAGEAAAAKAKKRKKDVTPGARAASPLLAQDAAHGNARRSSLKKPAVASSLKRQGCNQLLDEAQVTLSFQDWXDVTQRIHQTMRGQFEGKPEPLPFRIPQAFFQVLQQQMSGGSTKKMLPNSTRGETPTRSAPGKPLRPQVQEEEPSST from the exons ATGGAGCCGGCGTCGGTGAGGACCAAAGTCCCCTCCTTCCTGTCGGACCTGGGGAAGGCCACGCTGCGGGGCATCCGGAAATGTCCCCGCTGCGGCACTTACAACGGCACCCGAGGCCTCATCTGCAAGAACAAGACGTGCGGCACCGTCTTCCGCTACGGCGCCCGCAAGCAGCCCGGCGTCGACGCCGTCAAGATCGTCACCGGCTCGGACTTACAGGTTTATTCGGTGCGGCAGAGGGACCGGGGACCGGATTCCCGGTGCTTTGTGGAGCTGGGGGTCTCGGAGACGGCCATCCAGACGGTGGACGGCACCATCAtcacgcagctcagctccggccGCTGCTACCTGCCGGCCTGTCTGAAAGCGGCCACGCAAGGGGTGGTGGAAAACCAGTGCCAGCACGTCAAACTGGCCCTGAACTGCCAGACGGAGGCCACCCCGCTGGCCTTGAAAAGCTCGGTGCTCAACTCCATGCAGGCTTCCCCCGAAACCAAACAAACCATCTGGCAGCTGGCCACCGAGCCCACGGGGCCGCTGGTGCAGCGCGTCACCAAGAGCATCCTGGTGGTGAAGTGCAAGGCCAGCCAGAAGCACAGCCTCGGCTACCTGCACGCCTCCTTCGCCCACAAGGTGAACGCCAAGACGCTGACGGACCACAGGttctcctgctcctgccaggctccGAAGCCCGGCAAGGGCGGCCCGGCCGAGGAGGAGGCGCCGTCGCCGCGCTGCATTCACTTCTTGGCCTGCCTCTGCGCCTTCGCCAGCGACGAGAGCCTGGCGCAGGAGTTCGCCGAGTTCCTCGCCTGCGACGCCGGCG GGCTGAAAGGGCTGACGGTCCCGCAGCTGGTGGGCAGCCCCGAGTCCCCGGGGCAGGCCGGGGAGGCGGCTGCTGCCAAggccaagaagaggaaaaaggacgTCACGCCGG GGGCGCGGGCGGCCAGCCCCCTCCTGGCGCAGGACGCGGCTCACGGCAACGCCAGGAGAAGCAGCCTGAAGAAGCCGGCCGTCGCCTCCTCGCTGAAGAGACAAG GCTGtaaccagctgctggacgaggcgCAGGTGACCCTCTCCTTCCAGGACT CCGACGTCACCCAACGCATCCATCAAACCATGCGTGGACAGTTTGAGG GGAAGCCGGAGCCGCTGCCGTTCCGcatccctcaggctttcttccaggtgctgcagcagcagatgtcCGGGGGGAGCACAAAGAAGATGCTGCCCAACTCCACCAGGGGTGAGACGCCGACACGCTCCGCACCTGGGAAACCCCTTCGCCCCCAGGTCCAGGAGGAAGAGCCCAGCAGCACCTAG
- the LOC141733273 gene encoding uncharacterized protein LOC141733273, which translates to MWGPSAACGESTGSLWGFTGSGGGAHWCLPGAAGGLLVPTGSNWELAAAYWEPRGGAVRSHWELAAAYWELLVPPAPVLVWTGSAGWAPAGGSPTRPQSSPRDGAEPWVGTCPEPVLGGGGGRRVLHPESPLGPSNPGWVKTPPSFEPRAVGSTLGVCAGAAAVPLSLQGLLGPEVVPPFRFQPPPGLFHPRKGPFQGNGCLPWTPQGQRWVPQGPNAPPAWLLVYHRCLFGRCLVEVTGLVTLGGCVCSAGAWWSSWKLARKVLSCSRGPQVSMMLSTSTSGHLKSSQEPSRGISGGS; encoded by the exons ATGTGGGGTCCAAGTGCTGCCTGCGGAGAGTCGACTGGGAGCCTCTGGGGGTTtactgggagcggggggggggctcactgGTGCCTGCCGGGAGCTGCGGGGGGCCTGCTGGTGCCGactgggagtaactgggagcTTGCAGCTGCTTActgggagccgcgggggggggcTGTTAGGAGCCACTGGGAGCTTGCTGCTGCCTACTGGGAGCTActggtcccccccgccccggttctGGTGTGGACTGGGAGTGCCGGGTGGGCGCCTGCAGGAGGGAGCCCCACAAG gcCTCAGAGCAGCCCCCGGGATGGAGCCGAGCCTTGGGTCGGGACCTGCCCAGAgccagttttggggggggggggggggcgccgggtgCTGCACCCCGAGTCCCCCCTTGGCCCCTCCAACCCTGGCTGGGTGAAGACCCCCCCCTCCTTTGaacccagggctgtggggagtaCCCTCG gtgtttgtgccggagcagcagcggtgccacTGTCCCTGCAG ggGCTGCTGGGGCCCGAAGTGGTGCCACCGTTCCGTTTCCAGCCCCCCCCCggattatttcatcccaggaaGGGCCCCTTCCAGGGAAATGG GTGTTTACCTTGGACCCCCCAGGGGCAGCGGTGGGTGCCTCAAGGCCCAAACGCCCCCCCCGCGTGGTTGTTGGTGTATCACCGGTGTTTGTTTGGCAGGTGCCTGGTGGAGGTTACTGGTCTG GTGACTTTGGGGGGCTGTGTCTGTTCGGCAGGTGCCTGGTGGAGCAGCTGGAAGCTTGCG AGGAAGGTTTTGAGCTGCTCCAGGGGGCCGCAGGTCTCCATGATGCTCTCCACCTCCACCTCGGGGCACCTGAAGAGCTCGCAGGAGCCATCCCGGGGCATCTCCGGGGGCAGCTGA